The following are from one region of the Candidatus Kryptoniota bacterium genome:
- a CDS encoding DEAD/DEAH box helicase family protein yields the protein MITEADTCRKYVLPKLAEAGWEDEPHSLTEQKSFTDGRIVVIGNKIKRRPQKRADYLLRYTRDFTVAVVEAKAAYKEPGDGLQQAKEYAEMLGLKFAYSTNGHGIVEFDYLSGRETNLLRFPSPDELFNRLKCKSKFDDDAVKKLLTPYNSGGKIPRYYQDIAINRSIEAILKGKQRILLTMATGTGKTDVAFQISWKLWSAGWNRMGEHRKPKILYLSDRSVLVDDPKDKTFAAFGDARYKIENGTISKGREIYFAIYQAIARDERRPGLYKEFGKDFFDLIIVDECHRGSADEESNWREILDYFSPAYKLGMTATPLRQDNKDTYAYFGNPIYTYSLKQGIEDGFLAPYKVHRVVTTMDAAGWRPSKGDLDRYGREIPDKEYHTEDFERLVALKMRTEAIAKHLTKFLKETSRFDKTIIFCVDQEHALDMRGALTNLNADLTTQYSDYVCRVTALELTTGRTHLSKFQEIESVSPVILTTSQMLTTGIDAPTCKNIVIARIINSMTEFKQIIGRGTRVRDDYGKFYFNIIDYTGSATRLFADPEFDGEPALATDEEINEAGETVKSEVEFEEHEYKGIKESTDETPPPLSDDSEGVKRKYYYDGGQVEIASELVYELDPDGKQLSVVKYSDYTADKVRTLFPSMIDLRKHWANPKDRSEIIERLEERGIDFEKLAQVTNQPDADPFDLLCYVAFNSPLRTRRERAERVRKEKKEFFEKYGGEAKAILEELLEKYAQHGTTQFTMPDVLKVPPISDHGNVIEITKTFGGAERLKEAVDSLQVFLYAA from the coding sequence GTGATTACTGAAGCCGACACCTGTCGCAAATACGTCCTGCCAAAACTGGCCGAAGCGGGCTGGGAGGATGAACCTCACTCGCTGACAGAGCAGAAAAGTTTCACTGACGGTCGGATAGTCGTAATCGGGAACAAAATCAAAAGAAGACCTCAGAAGAGGGCGGATTATCTTCTGAGGTACACGAGGGATTTCACTGTCGCAGTTGTGGAAGCTAAGGCAGCATACAAAGAGCCCGGCGACGGCTTGCAGCAGGCAAAAGAATATGCTGAGATGCTGGGGCTAAAGTTTGCCTACTCCACCAACGGCCATGGAATCGTCGAGTTCGATTATCTATCCGGAAGGGAAACGAACCTGCTTAGATTCCCCAGCCCGGATGAATTGTTCAACCGCTTGAAATGCAAATCTAAATTCGACGACGACGCAGTAAAGAAGCTCCTTACCCCCTACAATTCCGGAGGAAAGATTCCCCGTTACTATCAGGACATTGCAATTAATAGAAGCATCGAAGCGATACTGAAAGGTAAGCAACGTATTCTCCTGACGATGGCGACTGGCACAGGGAAGACGGACGTAGCATTCCAAATTTCTTGGAAGCTTTGGAGTGCCGGATGGAATCGCATGGGAGAGCATCGCAAGCCGAAAATTCTTTATCTCTCCGACCGCAGTGTCCTGGTCGACGATCCCAAAGATAAAACCTTTGCAGCCTTTGGAGACGCGCGTTATAAAATTGAAAACGGTACGATAAGCAAGGGTCGTGAAATATACTTTGCGATTTATCAAGCGATTGCCCGCGACGAGCGAAGACCCGGGTTGTATAAAGAGTTCGGCAAAGATTTCTTCGATTTGATCATTGTGGATGAGTGTCATCGTGGAAGCGCCGACGAGGAAAGCAACTGGCGTGAGATATTGGATTACTTTAGCCCGGCATACAAGCTCGGGATGACAGCAACCCCGCTCAGGCAGGACAATAAAGATACCTACGCTTACTTCGGGAACCCAATTTATACATACAGTCTGAAGCAAGGAATTGAAGACGGTTTCCTGGCACCCTACAAAGTCCATAGAGTCGTGACTACCATGGACGCGGCAGGTTGGAGGCCTTCTAAAGGGGATCTCGACAGGTACGGGAGAGAGATCCCTGACAAAGAATATCATACAGAGGATTTTGAAAGACTTGTCGCGTTGAAGATGAGGACGGAGGCCATCGCTAAACATTTGACAAAATTCTTGAAGGAGACGAGTCGCTTCGACAAGACCATTATCTTTTGTGTCGATCAAGAACATGCGTTGGACATGCGCGGCGCACTGACAAACTTGAACGCCGATCTGACTACCCAATACTCGGATTATGTCTGTCGCGTCACCGCCCTTGAGCTTACCACGGGTCGCACCCACCTTTCAAAGTTTCAGGAGATCGAGTCGGTCAGTCCTGTTATTCTCACAACCTCGCAGATGCTGACGACGGGCATCGACGCTCCGACCTGCAAGAATATTGTCATTGCTCGGATTATCAACTCGATGACTGAATTCAAGCAGATCATTGGGAGGGGAACGCGAGTGCGTGATGATTATGGAAAATTCTATTTCAATATAATCGACTATACCGGTTCGGCGACACGCCTGTTTGCCGATCCGGAATTCGACGGTGAACCTGCTCTCGCAACTGATGAGGAGATTAATGAGGCAGGAGAGACCGTCAAATCAGAAGTTGAATTCGAGGAGCATGAGTACAAGGGAATAAAGGAGAGCACGGATGAAACTCCGCCCCCGCTAAGCGACGATTCGGAGGGAGTTAAACGAAAATACTATTATGATGGCGGACAGGTTGAAATTGCGTCAGAACTTGTCTATGAACTCGATCCTGACGGCAAACAATTGAGCGTAGTAAAGTACTCGGACTACACCGCCGACAAGGTTCGCACGCTTTTTCCATCCATGATCGATCTAAGGAAACACTGGGCTAATCCAAAAGACAGATCGGAGATCATTGAACGGCTCGAAGAAAGAGGAATAGATTTTGAGAAACTCGCCCAAGTAACGAATCAACCAGACGCCGACCCCTTTGATCTGCTGTGTTATGTCGCCTTTAATTCTCCATTGAGAACGAGGCGTGAACGAGCAGAGCGGGTCAGGAAAGAAAAGAAAGAGTTCTTCGAGAAATATGGTGGAGAGGCAAAAGCAATCCTTGAGGAACTGCTTGAGAAATACGCACAACATGGCACCACGCAATTTACGATGCCTGACGTGTTGAAAGTCCCGCCGATTTCCGACCACGGAAACGTTATCGAGATAACAAAGACATTTGGCGGAGCAGAGAGACTAAAAGAGGCTGTCGATAGTCTCCAGGTCTTCCTGTATGCCGCATAG
- a CDS encoding restriction endonuclease subunit S: MKNNDVKRVVLGDVLHLLLDEVPVDPLREYMIAGVYSFARGLLARGPLAGSSTTYKKLNRLHRGDFVISEPKAWEGAIAKVTESFDGWYVSPVFPTFRADSEQLDINYLDWYCKQSNVWERLRFKSRGIGARRETVSPDQFLSIEIPLPPLENQRRIVARIEGLAAKIKEVRKLRDEALAESSVLLDAYFEKLISSPSTKMKLLSEVAEINPRLVGASVLEPSKEVSFVPMSAVDDVSGKILHPVIKKCEEVWKGHTRFQNGDVIFARITPCMQNGKSALAHDLVNGLGFGSTEFHVIRPRPEVSGKWIWNLVRLRSFRDDAASHFKGSAGQQRVPEMFLEQKLIPVPPIEAQNQITDKLDEFEGVLNKLVLLQHGTTRELEAILPSVLDKAFKGEL; this comes from the coding sequence ATGAAGAATAACGATGTGAAACGGGTCGTGCTGGGTGATGTTCTTCATCTTCTTCTTGATGAAGTCCCAGTTGACCCTCTTAGGGAATACATGATCGCCGGGGTTTACAGCTTCGCTAGGGGCCTCTTGGCGCGCGGTCCCTTGGCGGGAAGTTCTACAACTTATAAAAAGTTGAATAGACTGCATCGAGGTGACTTTGTGATCAGTGAACCCAAGGCTTGGGAAGGGGCAATCGCCAAGGTTACAGAATCTTTCGACGGTTGGTATGTCTCGCCGGTGTTTCCAACTTTTAGGGCTGACTCCGAGCAGTTGGACATCAATTATCTCGATTGGTATTGTAAGCAGTCAAACGTTTGGGAAAGACTTCGTTTCAAGTCGAGAGGGATCGGGGCAAGGAGAGAAACAGTAAGTCCAGATCAGTTTCTCTCGATTGAGATTCCTCTTCCTCCGCTCGAGAATCAGCGCCGCATCGTGGCACGAATAGAAGGACTTGCTGCGAAGATCAAGGAGGTGAGAAAGCTGAGAGACGAAGCCCTTGCCGAATCATCAGTTCTTTTGGATGCATATTTTGAGAAGCTTATCTCAAGCCCATCCACAAAAATGAAATTGCTATCGGAGGTGGCCGAAATAAACCCGCGATTGGTTGGAGCATCAGTGCTAGAACCGTCAAAGGAAGTGTCGTTTGTCCCTATGAGTGCTGTCGATGATGTCTCTGGAAAAATCCTACATCCTGTTATAAAGAAATGTGAAGAGGTTTGGAAGGGCCACACTCGATTTCAAAATGGCGACGTGATTTTCGCACGAATCACACCGTGCATGCAAAATGGCAAATCCGCATTGGCGCATGATTTGGTAAACGGCTTAGGATTTGGCTCAACAGAATTTCACGTAATACGTCCCCGGCCTGAGGTTTCTGGTAAATGGATCTGGAACCTCGTGCGGCTGAGATCTTTCCGCGATGATGCGGCTTCACACTTCAAAGGTTCCGCTGGTCAGCAGCGTGTGCCGGAAATGTTCCTTGAACAAAAATTAATTCCAGTCCCGCCCATTGAGGCCCAGAACCAGATTACCGACAAATTAGATGAGTTTGAAGGAGTACTTAATAAGCTCGTTCTCCTACAACATGGAACCACGAGGGAGTTGGAGGCCATACTGCCGTCGGTGCTGGACAAGGCGTTTAAGGGGGAGCTGTGA
- a CDS encoding HNH endonuclease: MNFYVAVTDNKWYHYLATLKPMPDEVNFWKPHSKTRLTTIQPGQPFLFKLKSPENAIAGGGFYLHYSVLPISMAWDAFGDKNGADSLPGLVALIQEHEAEVDSEYSIGCMVLNSPFFFDKKDWIPTPSDFSLSNQQGQYYDTSNKSGRQLWSKVESLLLERKGMAAENQEVYISDIPGGYGAAYLAKARLGQGGFKTLLLDLYQRRCAITGERTTPVLEAAHIKPFKDHGPHNPQNGLLLRADVHILFDAGYITVTPQLRVEVSHRLKGDFDNGKDYRKYHGKNLLTVPLQELVRPSREFLEWHNAIRYKG, encoded by the coding sequence ATGAACTTCTACGTCGCCGTAACTGACAATAAGTGGTACCACTACCTGGCGACACTGAAGCCGATGCCAGACGAGGTCAATTTCTGGAAGCCGCATTCCAAAACCCGCCTCACGACTATCCAGCCGGGGCAACCCTTTCTCTTCAAGCTGAAATCTCCGGAGAACGCCATTGCCGGCGGCGGTTTTTATCTGCACTATTCAGTGCTCCCGATCTCGATGGCCTGGGACGCATTCGGAGATAAAAACGGTGCAGACAGCTTGCCTGGCCTAGTTGCCCTCATACAAGAGCACGAGGCCGAGGTCGATAGTGAGTATTCCATTGGATGCATGGTTCTGAACTCCCCGTTTTTCTTCGACAAGAAGGACTGGATTCCAACACCTTCAGACTTCAGCTTGAGCAATCAGCAAGGCCAATATTACGATACGTCGAACAAAAGTGGCAGACAGTTGTGGTCGAAGGTTGAGTCACTTCTGCTCGAGAGAAAGGGGATGGCGGCCGAAAATCAAGAGGTCTACATCTCAGACATTCCTGGCGGCTACGGCGCCGCATACCTTGCAAAGGCTAGGCTGGGCCAGGGAGGCTTCAAGACTTTACTACTTGACCTATATCAGAGACGTTGCGCGATTACTGGAGAAAGAACCACCCCAGTTCTTGAAGCGGCACACATAAAACCATTCAAGGATCACGGTCCTCATAATCCTCAGAACGGTCTCCTCCTCCGCGCTGACGTCCATATCTTGTTTGATGCAGGCTACATCACCGTGACGCCTCAGTTACGCGTGGAAGTGAGTCATAGGTTGAAAGGGGATTTCGACAATGGAAAAGATTATAGAAAGTACCACGGTAAGAATCTGCTGACTGTTCCCCTACAAGAGCTAGTGCGACCATCCAGGGAGTTCTTGGAATGGCACAACGCGATAAGATACAAGGGTTGA
- a CDS encoding class I SAM-dependent DNA methyltransferase, with translation MSKTKKTNPSQPLTTAQQLSSIIKSARDIMRKDKGLNGDLDRLPMLTWIMFLKFLDDLEQRRETDAVLRGEKFKPGIESPYRWRDWAAKEDGISGNALKDFINNDEALRPDGKRGAGLFTYLRSLQSTNGDRRDIISNVFKGLSNRMESGYLLREVINKINGIHFNSSDEIHTLGYLYESLLKEMRDSAGDSGEFYTPRPVIKFIVEVMAPKLGETVLDPAAGTGGFLAESYLHVEKQCKTVEERETLQKESIYGGEAKTLPYMLCQLNLLLHGLEYPQISPRNSLEVKLSDLGEKDRVDIIMTNPPFGGEEEKGIRNNFPADKQTSETALLFLQLIMRKLRRVGKPGRAAVIVPNGTLFGDGVCAKIKEELLKEFNLHTIVKLPEGVFAPYTGIPTNILFFDRSKGTEEIWYYEQPLPEGKKNYTKTAPIQFEEFADCIAWWKKRKENERAWKVKAKDVLKYDAEGNLVSVDLDIKNPSEKDELEHLPPEKLANSILEKENRISEIMQDILRTLSGNR, from the coding sequence GTGAGCAAAACAAAAAAGACAAATCCTTCGCAGCCATTAACCACCGCTCAGCAACTCAGCAGCATAATCAAGTCTGCCCGCGACATAATGCGTAAAGACAAAGGACTCAACGGCGATTTAGATCGGCTCCCGATGCTGACGTGGATAATGTTTCTCAAGTTCCTAGATGATTTGGAGCAGAGAAGGGAAACCGATGCGGTGTTGAGGGGTGAGAAGTTTAAGCCGGGAATCGAATCACCGTATCGTTGGCGCGATTGGGCGGCAAAGGAAGATGGAATTTCTGGAAATGCACTGAAAGATTTCATAAACAATGATGAAGCGTTACGACCTGATGGGAAGCGAGGAGCTGGACTTTTCACATACTTGAGATCGCTCCAGAGTACGAACGGTGATAGACGCGATATAATATCTAACGTCTTCAAGGGACTCAGCAACCGTATGGAAAGCGGTTACCTCCTGCGCGAAGTCATCAACAAGATCAACGGCATCCATTTTAATTCGTCCGATGAGATACACACACTTGGCTACCTTTACGAGTCTCTTTTGAAAGAGATGAGAGATTCGGCCGGCGACTCCGGCGAGTTCTATACGCCTCGACCTGTAATAAAATTCATCGTCGAAGTTATGGCCCCGAAGTTAGGTGAAACCGTTCTCGACCCCGCCGCAGGAACAGGCGGATTTCTTGCTGAGTCTTATCTCCACGTTGAAAAGCAGTGCAAGACAGTTGAAGAGAGGGAGACTCTCCAGAAGGAAAGCATTTATGGTGGCGAAGCCAAGACTCTTCCTTACATGCTTTGCCAATTGAACCTTTTGCTCCACGGGTTGGAGTATCCGCAAATCTCTCCAAGGAACAGTCTCGAAGTGAAACTTTCAGATCTCGGAGAGAAGGACAGAGTTGATATAATAATGACGAATCCACCTTTCGGCGGCGAAGAGGAAAAGGGAATCCGAAACAATTTCCCTGCGGATAAACAGACATCCGAGACCGCGCTCCTCTTTCTTCAGCTCATCATGAGGAAGTTGAGGCGAGTAGGCAAACCCGGAAGGGCGGCAGTGATTGTACCAAACGGAACGTTGTTCGGCGACGGAGTCTGTGCCAAGATAAAAGAAGAATTGCTGAAGGAATTCAACCTTCACACGATTGTCAAGCTGCCAGAGGGCGTCTTTGCTCCCTACACAGGCATACCTACAAACATTCTTTTCTTCGACCGTTCCAAAGGTACGGAAGAAATCTGGTATTACGAACAGCCGCTTCCTGAGGGGAAGAAGAACTACACAAAGACGGCGCCGATTCAGTTCGAGGAGTTTGCAGATTGTATCGCCTGGTGGAAAAAGCGCAAAGAGAATGAACGGGCATGGAAAGTCAAAGCTAAAGATGTGTTGAAGTACGACGCTGAAGGAAATCTCGTCTCGGTCGATCTTGATATCAAAAACCCAAGTGAGAAAGACGAACTGGAACACTTGCCACCTGAAAAATTAGCCAATAGCATTCTGGAGAAGGAAAATCGGATATCGGAGATCATGCAGGATATATTGCGCACTCTATCGGGTAATCGATGA